Genomic segment of Bacillota bacterium:
CTTCCAGGGTGGATCAGTTTGACAATATCACAGGGGCTAAAAATGGATCAGCTTTATAGTAGCAAATACACTCGCTTACCGGCAAAACAAGAACTTTCTCGTAATTGCTTGTTTCTAACCACTTTTTGAGCCTCTTGAAGGAAGGATAAATATCATCACCATAACAGAATGAAGAAAGGTTTAGAGTGTAGTCAACCTCTTTTCTTAAAGCCTTGAGCGTTCTTTGCCAGGCGGATAAACCCTTGATTAGTAGATACCGCACAGGGTAACACGTGGGCATACCTGCTTCTGTTTTGAGAGAATCGACTAAATCAGCGATTTCCTTTGATATCACGGTTACCTTCCTGCCTTCGTGAAATTCAAGGCAACAACTCCGTTTCTATAAGATTCCTCTGATGGGGAAATTTTCTAACCAGAAACCTAATAAACCCGGACCGATCTTGAAGTAGCTTCCGAAACTCTTCTGTTGTCCTAAGCCCTATCCTGCGCGTGGTTTTATCTAAGACTGATGTCCTCTTTATTCCCAAGCGCTCCGCAACCTCATTTACAGCACTGGTGTAATTCCTTCCCTCATACCACATCAACTTGGTAACCTCCAAAATTTGGCGAAGTGTCGCGTCACCCCTTGTGAAAGAAATTTTTCTTTCGTTAAGTAGTTCTTTGTCGGTCCAAATGCGCCCCCATTTTCCTTGCAAATCCTTAATTTCAACTATAAAGTTCTGTATCACCTCCAGCCGCCGCCCAAGTCTTTGAACTTCATTGTAATCTTCCCGATCGGTTGCATCTCTTACCTCCTGCTTAAGACTTTCCATTGTCCTCTCAGCAAGCTCGATCAGGTGTTCAAAAGCCGTGTTAACCTCTTCTCTTAGTTGCACCCTTCGAACCCCTCGCTTCCTAGAACCTCTATCTGAGGTAAAACCGAAGTGTACTCCGCGTCCATCAAGTGGAGTTGCCGGCGGATCAGGCCACGCATCTTGAGGGCCGGCTCCAGGCAGTAGCTTTTAAAATCAGTTTTTGGATTCATCTCCCCTGGCTGGGTTACATGGGGAAATAAAAGCTTCAGCCAGGCGGTGGCAAGGCGCTTGACTGCTCGGGTATCCCGGGTATCCGCCCCTTTAGGAACGAGGACCATTTCATCTACCACGCCGGCATAGCGAACATCGTCTCGTAAAGCATGCATTACCTCTGAGAAATACTCGGTATTCAATCCCCAACCTTCGGCTTTCATGTTCTCCCGCATCCGCGGGATTTCCCATCCTTTAATAAACCCGTGAAAACGATCAAGTAAAGCAGATTCGTGAAAAACCCGGGGAAGTTCTCTGAGCATATTTCTGTTTTCATCCATAGACTCTTGGCTGATATTGCCCAGCAACACCACACCAGCTTCGCCCACACCGTGATGATCTCCCACCCGGTACTCTCCACTCTCTAGATACCCTTTAAGGGCCCCGCGTATTTCCTCTTCATCGGGAAAGTTAATGGTTTGGATCTCATCCAGTGCGACATAATCATAGCGGCTCACCAAGCCCGTCTCCCGCCGGCTTAAGTCGTAAAAGAGGCGCGCTCGGCTCATGCTCCCACCGCTTACCAGCCAACCGTACTTACTAATCTGGGAAAAAAGATAGGACTTTCCTGTTCCTTTAGGTGCCAATTCCACCAAGTTTAACCTTTTTTCCACGAAAGGTAAAAGGCGGCTTAAAAGGGTAAGTTTCTCCTGAGACTCTAAAAAACCTAAGGGGTGATAGTCTACGGCAAGGAGTAAGACATCTAACCACTCTTCTAACGAAAATTCCTTGCGAGCCTCCCGGTAAAAATCCAAGTCGATGGTGTAGGGGCGGAAAGAGGTGAAATCAATCATAACAATGCTGCCCTGATCCTTTCTCCCTTTTACCCCTTCCGGCGTCCATTCCAGTTCCACCACACCCCAGGTCTCGGAAGAAAGAAGGAGTTCATCCTTTTTTTCCCGTAGCAGCCGCCCGCTGATGCGCGCTTCGTATCTCTTACGGGGAAAACCAAAATCAGGTAGTTGGAAAAGACCCTCGCCGGACTGGATATCTATGGTCACCTGAACTTTAGCCAGAAAGCGCGCCCGTCGGCCTTCGTTTACCATTTCAGCTTTTATCCGTTCCCAGTCGCTGCGCCGGGGAATGTAGCGGCTTATAAACTCCTGCATTTCCTCGAAGTTTATCTTTTCTCCTTTACCAGAGAACTTCATCACCAACCAATCACGTAAAAAAGAAGGTATGTTCAAGCTTTGGAAGAAGTTGCTGTATTGGGGATTTTTATAAACCACCACCTGGCTGAAAATGGATTTCATTTTTTCCATCATCTGGATCAATTGGTTCACAACCCCCACCTCACAGGCCAAG
This window contains:
- the brxL gene encoding BREX system Lon protease-like protein BrxL, with protein sequence MNQLIQMMEKMKSIFSQVVVYKNPQYSNFFQSLNIPSFLRDWLVMKFSGKGEKINFEEMQEFISRYIPRRSDWERIKAEMVNEGRRARFLAKVQVTIDIQSGEGLFQLPDFGFPRKRYEARISGRLLREKKDELLLSSETWGVVELEWTPEGVKGRKDQGSIVMIDFTSFRPYTIDLDFYREARKEFSLEEWLDVLLLAVDYHPLGFLESQEKLTLLSRLLPFVEKRLNLVELAPKGTGKSYLFSQISKYGWLVSGGSMSRARLFYDLSRRETGLVSRYDYVALDEIQTINFPDEEEIRGALKGYLESGEYRVGDHHGVGEAGVVLLGNISQESMDENRNMLRELPRVFHESALLDRFHGFIKGWEIPRMRENMKAEGWGLNTEYFSEVMHALRDDVRYAGVVDEMVLVPKGADTRDTRAVKRLATAWLKLLFPHVTQPGEMNPKTDFKSYCLEPALKMRGLIRRQLHLMDAEYTSVLPQIEVLGSEGFEGCN